A genomic segment from Lagenorhynchus albirostris chromosome X, mLagAlb1.1, whole genome shotgun sequence encodes:
- the LOC132513981 gene encoding myb/SANT-like DNA-binding domain-containing protein 7 gives MRSSDLASRQLALRGKNRPAPEIDRSTQSLPTPPDRHLAAQEPPPAGLPSQSTTVPSNSSVGIRWSRQETRTLFSVLGEAQYIQRLQTIHHNADVYQAVSKQMQQEGFCCTEHQRRSKFKVLKALYLKAYVAHATGMGDPPRCPFYDTVDPFLRNQIVTDAHNLTEDAAWAQHCDQNSAAPDTPGEEGTSILGAKMTQAADRQPILKTVKESDEDCQLRISDQMRETSDLEDSWDESSGAGCSQGTPSYSSSHRLFRGAAAPCQSSPVTRLGVCGEPSPCTSSGRNTPGVASAQRPPGSSSRVPFVSGGDGPLTSAAPPRWARRRRRSVARIIAAQSAENRRLAGELSKREEEKLDRLIAIGEEASVQQDTAKELRRDAVVTVRRSATAEEEATGAFQLALEKLLQRLISNTRSYELITQGCISYSGRGPGPTAAFL, from the coding sequence ATGCGGTCCTCGGACCTGGCTTCTCGGCAATTAGCCCTGAGAGGGAAGAATCGGCCGGCTCCTGAGATAGACCGGAGCACACAGAGCCTCCCCACACCTCCAGATCGGCACCTTGCTGCCCAGGAGCCTCCTCCAGCTGGCCTTCCTTCGCAGTCCACTACGGTCCCTTCCAATAGCAGTGTGGGCATCCGGTGGTCCAGACAGGAGACACGGACGCTTTTCTCCGTCCTAGGCGAGGCACAGTACATTCAGCGCCTCCAGACCATACATCACAATGCAGATGTCTACCAGGCTGTGTCTAAGCAGATGCAGCAGGAAGGTTTCTGCTGCACTGAGCATCAGCGTCGCTCCAAGTTCAAAGTCCTGAAGGCATTATATTTAAAGGCCTATGTGGCCCACGCCACAGGTATGGGTGATCCACCACGCTGTCCCTTTTATGATACGGTGGATCCCTTTCTCCGAAATCAGATCGTGACTGACGCACATAACTTAACGGAGGATGCTGCTTGGGCCCAGCACTGTGATCAGAACTCAGCGGCCCCTGACACCCCAGGGGAAGAGGGAACCAGCATTCTGGGAGCAAAAATGACTCAGGCAGCAGATCGCCAGCCTATCTTGAAAACAGTTAAGGAATCAGATGAAGATTGTCAACTGAGGATCAGTGACCAGATGCGAGAAACCAGCGACCTCGAGGACTCCTGGGATGAATCCTCAGGTGCAGGGTGCTCTCAAGGGACCCCCAGCTACAGCAGCTCCCACCGCCTTTTCAGAGGTGCAGCCGCTCCCTGTCAGAGCAGCCCCGTGACCAGACTGGGAGTGTGTGGTGAGCCCAGCCCCTGCACCAGCTCCGGCCGAAACACTCCCGGGGTGGCCTCGGCACAGCGGCCTCCGGGCTCCTCCTCCAGAGTTCCTTTTGTTTCTGGTGGGGATGGGCCTTTGACCAGTGCGGCCCCTCCCAGGTGGGCAAGGCGAAGAAGGCGGTCAGTGGCCAGGATTATCGCAGCCCAGTCGGCAGAAAACAGGAGATTGGCAGGAGAACTTTCAAAGCGGGAGGAAGAAAAACTGGACCGGCTGATTGCCATCGGCGAGGAGGCCAGTGTTCAGCAGGACACAGCCAAAGAGCTGCGCAGGGATGCCGTGGTCACGGTCAGACGCTCGGCCACAGCGGAGGAAGAGGCAACCGGTGCCTTTCAGCTAGCGCTTGAAAAGTTGCTTCAGAGGTTAATTTCAAACACCAGAAGTTACGAGCTGATCACACAAGGGTGTATTTCCTACTCTGGCAGAGGCCCGGGTCCAACAGCTGCCTTCTTGTAG